A genomic segment from Glycine soja cultivar W05 chromosome 18, ASM419377v2, whole genome shotgun sequence encodes:
- the LOC114395226 gene encoding calcineurin-binding protein 1-like isoform X2, whose amino-acid sequence MALVLHFHFSIAAINDTDSKSQWEPLAPTKEAHEFHLSQTYHEGLLKLQAKEYEKARELLESVLKYPLIANAQVDSSASDGHLLQLSIIIPRALLAAALSNDLVILSLQL is encoded by the exons ATGGCTTtggttttgcattttcatttctcAATTGCAGCTATCAATGATACTGACTCGAAAAGTCAGTGGGAACCTTTAGCTCCCACGAAAGAAGCACAT GAATTTCATCTTTCCCAAACTTATCATGAAGGACTTCTCAAGTTACAAGCAAAAGAGTATGAGAAGGCTCGCGAGCTCTTAGAATCTGTCCTTAAATATCCTCTTATTGCTAATGCTCAG GTGGATAGTAGTGCCAGTGATGGTCATCTATTGCAACTCAG TATCATTATACCACGTGCCTTGTTAGCTGCTGCTCTTTCAAATGATTTGGTCATACTAAGTCTGCAACTGTAA
- the LOC114395226 gene encoding calcineurin-binding protein 1-like isoform X1: MALVLHFHFSIAAINDTDSKSQWEPLAPTKEAHEFHLSQTYHEGLLKLQAKEYEKARELLESVLKYPLIANAQVDSSASDGHLLQLRVQGQLEQRSNDPTKACKVVTQPNTLIFLFSMAIQFFWEEK; this comes from the exons ATGGCTTtggttttgcattttcatttctcAATTGCAGCTATCAATGATACTGACTCGAAAAGTCAGTGGGAACCTTTAGCTCCCACGAAAGAAGCACAT GAATTTCATCTTTCCCAAACTTATCATGAAGGACTTCTCAAGTTACAAGCAAAAGAGTATGAGAAGGCTCGCGAGCTCTTAGAATCTGTCCTTAAATATCCTCTTATTGCTAATGCTCAG GTGGATAGTAGTGCCAGTGATGGTCATCTATTGCAACTCAG GGTGCAGGGGCAGCTTGAACAGAGATCCAATGACCCGACAAAAGCATGCAAAGTAGTGACACAACCCAatactctaatttttttattttccatggccattcaatttttttgggAAGAAAAGTGA
- the LOC114395227 gene encoding probable calcium-binding protein CML13, whose protein sequence is MFPPSTIRFSMETLSATNLQVIFLFSTHLTAAIVAEENLMTLFDFPRFLDVMAKDMKPEPFDRQLRDAFKVLNKDSTGFVTVFELRHILTNIGEKLEPSEFDKWIREARSATSFLEWFKGDS, encoded by the coding sequence ATGTTTCCTCCGTCGACGATTCGTTTCTCGATGGAAACCCTCTCAGCCACCAACCTTCAGgttatctttctcttctctaCTCATTTAACTGCAGCCATCGTGGCCGAAGAGAACCTCATGACTCTCTTCGACTTCCCCCGATTCCTCGATGTAATGGCCAAAGACATGAAACCCGAACCCTTCGATCGCCAACTCCGTGATGCCTTCAAGGTCCTCAACAAGGACTCCACCGGCTTTGTCACTGTCTTCGAGCTCCGCCACATCCTCACCAACATCGGCGAGAAGCTCGAGCCCTCCGAGTTCGACAAGTGGATCCGTGAAGCCCGTAGCGCGACGTCGTTTCTGGAATGGTTCAAGGGCGATTCTTAG
- the LOC114396957 gene encoding uncharacterized protein LOC114396957, whose product MEQPPSMANPQFPNYVCKLQKALYGLKQAPHAWFDRFSSFPLKYGFFCSKADPSLFIWHSNIGSLILLLYVYDILLTGSTTTLVSDFIKLLQSEFSMKDLGPLHHFLGIEILQTTDGLHLSQSHYALTILERVVDCKPKSTPLEAKMKMTSNGTPYDDPSYFRGLVGSLQYLTLTRPDISYSVNFVSQFMHYATIMHLQMAHHILRYVKGTIDVGLHFTSNTTLDLFAFFDADWAGCPTNRHSTIGYCIYLGRNLISWCAKKQPTISQSSTEAKYRAMAKTTIELTWLTFLLQDLRISLASLPLLYCDNLNALHMTINPVFHAHNKHIELDYHYARERVALGHLVTHHIPTNDQVADLFTKPMSKATLMHFRTKLCLQPHPCLREDINNNQLLNDNHAKKETKSRWKQIPMIVLLIIESCWKTNLL is encoded by the coding sequence ATGGAGCAACCTCCTAGCATGGCTAACCCTCAATTTCCCAACTATGTTTGCAAACttcaaaaggctctttatggccTTAAACAAGCACCTCACGCTTGGTTTGATCGTTTCAGTTCTTTTCCTCTTAAATATGGTTTCTTTTGTAGTAAGGCTGATCCATCCTTATTTATTTGGCACTCAAATATTGGATCActaattcttcttctttatgTATATGATATACTCCTCACAGGATCCACTACCACTCTAGTTTCAGACTTCATTAAACTTCTACAGTCCGAATTTTCCATGAAAGACTTAGGCCCTCTCCATCACTTCCTTGGCATTGAAATACTCCAGACAACTGATGGCCTTCATCTATCCCAGTCACACTATGCCCTTACCATCCTTGAACGAGTTGTTGATTGTAAACCAAAGAGCACACCACTTGAAGCTAAGATGAAGATGACGTCCAATGGCACTCCCTATGATGATCCAAGTTACTTTCGTGGGCTTGTTGGATCTTTACAATACCTCACCCTTACTCGCCCTGATATTTCATACAGTGTTAATTTTGTGTCCCAATTTATGCATTATGCTACCATTATGCATTTACAAATGGCCCATCATATATTACGATATGTCAAGGGAACTATTGATGTAGGTCTCCACTTTACTTCAAATACCACACTTgatctttttgctttttttgatGCAGATTGGGCAGGTTGTCCTACCAATCGACACTCCACCATCGGTTATTGTATCTATCTTGGAAGAAATCTTATCTCATGGTGTGCTAAGAAACAACCAACAATTTCTCAGTCCAGCACGGAAGCTAAATATAGGGCCATGGCAAAAACTACCATTGAACTCACATGGCTTACCTTTCTCTTGCAAGACCTTCGCATTTCACTTGCATCCCTTCCACTGTTATACTGTGATAATCTCAATGCTCTTCACATGACCATCAATCCAGTATTTCATGCCCACAACAAGCACATTGAATTGGATTATCACTATGCCCGTGAACGAGTTGCTCTTGGCCATCTTGTCACTCACCACATTCCTACCAACGATCAAGTTGCTGATTTGTTCACTAAGCCCATGTCTAAAGCTACTCTCATGCATTTTCGGACCAAACTCTGCCTTCAACCTCATCCTTGTTTAAGGGAGGATATTAACAATAATCAGTTGTTGAATGACAATCAtgcaaaaaaggaaacaaagagcCGTTGGAAGCAAATCCCTATGATTGTGCTACTGATAATCGAAAGTTGTTGGAAGACTAATCTACTTTAA